The Cryptomeria japonica chromosome 9, Sugi_1.0, whole genome shotgun sequence DNA segment GTACATTGTTTCCTTAAAATTGAACAAAGTCTTGCATTGGGTGCACATGTATGGTACTTCACACACTTCTTTTCAATTCAACCTTAAATGCTTTTTGTCAACGTGTCCAAAAAGGTCTAAAAAAAGTGAGACATGtacttgtgcactaagtcatgttttattCGTGCGCTGATGTGGaatcacatgatttgttgctttttagaactaaggaatacatttcattcaacTAGGGGTAGTCATTGTCAaataataacaactttaaagttatAACTATTGATGCAATATTGTCAAAAATATGtaatattaaatcaacaaatgctatAATAACTATTGGAACTTTCTCAACTACTGACTCCTCCCCTAGAAACCCTACTCATTCTGAGACAAACCTCAAAGACGGTTTTATGAATTCACAGAGTCTGCATAATGAATGTTGCAACACCCCTTGTGTTTCCCTACTTCTCAATTTTACAATCTTGACACGATATTTACAGAACAAACAAATTTAGTATAACTCTCTCTTTTGTAGCGCAATACACTAGAATTTTTGTCATACAATTTGGAATCAAATACTCGACTTAATTAGCAGATCCCACTACCAACCAAAATTTTTCCAAacaaggaaataacttctttctgTACATACAATAGAGGCGTTCATCCTTCAACACAATTTGTCAAAAAAACTTAGAGCTACACAAAATTTTATAATTATCTCTAACAACCCACAAACTTTTCTATGAAACTATTCACAATTGCATACATTTAACAAAACACTTAGCATCAAGCATACCCTGCATATTTTTCCTGTCAGAAAACCTTTCCTGTATCTGCATAGCACTGATACTTGAGAAAGCTTTCATGTATCTGTTAGAAAATCATTTGGCATCAAGCACCACCTATTGGAAGTGGAttactctgagagggggggggggtgaattggagTGAAATAAATTTCCCACCAGGAGACAAAATAAAACTTGATTTCAACTTTAGAGTTTGTCTTTTAACATAATGAAATTTTGATACAGGTTTGAACACAAGGATACAACTGAACCTTTGAACATCTATTTAGTTTATCTCAAAACCATATATAAGATTTTTCAACTGAGATTACTTAATTGCAAAACAACTTTTCAGGATAACTAATTGCTGAACAATAAGAACTGAACCAAAATAGTATTCATTATGCATCACAGATTGAACTGAATAATATGTATCAGAGCTTGACAAAACAAATGCATGCATAAGATAATCAAAGTGACATAAaggacaacacataacaccaagaatttcTAAGTGGAAAAACCCTCACGGGGTATAAAAAACCACTTGAACCTGCTTGCTTTATTCCAAATCAATCATCAACTGATTACAATGGTGGAAATCAACTCAACACCTCAAACCAATAGCAAAGTATGTGTTTGTATTCACCAATGATTTTAAAACTGCATTTTGCTTACAGTCCCAAAACCACAGTTGAATACGAAACAAGTTTAGATTTTCAACAATATCAATTTCAATATCCAATGTATGAATCGGTGTTACACCAAACTGTTTTTCACTAAAGTTCTCTATTATGAAAActagagataaatagagagatatAACAATGTTTAGAACTATACACTAAAAAGGTCTTGTAACTGCAACCCTTTGTGCAATCACAACATCTCAGTATTATACAGTCAAACAAAATTCCATTTCATGAGAGATATTGTTTTCCCTATTGTTTTTCCCAACAGTTCAAAGGATTGAAAACATGTATATATAGGGCCACTGAACAATGAAACCCATGAAAAAGAAAACGAAACTAACAAACCCTCGGTTAGGGTTTTTTTCTTTCTCACTATCAACCAAGCTGAGAAACTGAAATACATTTGCCAAGAACATTTTTTGATTTGTCAAAAACTAATAACGACAACTATAATCATTTCACTTGTGTAAAAACCAAAAAATGTAAGCATTTTTTTCACCTTTAAAATAATAGTGACTAAAAATCTTTTCACAAATTGAACAAACAAcctttttttttttcgttttctgCTATTCAATTTAACCGAGAAAGATAAATGCCCATGTAAAAGAGATTTTCGAAAACCTGCATGAAACTTCTTTTCACTTTCAGAGATGCCCATTTTGTCGTAAAAAGAATAAGTAATTGTCAAGATAATACCTATGTTTATGGCAATTCTAACTGAGAATGAAATCCCACAAAATCTATTTTTACCTCTGTGTTCAGCTCAAATACATATCGTCGTCTAATTCTGTGATGTCACCGCTTCACGTTCACAGTAAAATAGACCATTATACCATCTTTCATGCTCAAAAAACCTATTACAAAATACCAATGGTGGCACTAGGGTTTGAGAGAGATTAAAAAATGAAATAACTGTTTTTGGCTTGCCCTATCTTTTCTTTTCCTCTCGAAACCTCAAACCAAATGTATAGTTTTTGAAGTCCACACTTCATAGTATCATTTGAAATCCAATTCAACTGACACCATAATGAAATAATCAATTGTCAAATCACTGTCCAACTTGTACATGCCATGTATCCATTATTCTGTCGTCTTACTTGTTCGAGTCACATAATCACCTTATACGATAAGAAACCACAATGCTCCATTTAAAGTAACTTGACTTCAAGTCGGTACCATTGAATTAAATTAAGCTTGATACCACACAATATAGTCGGTGAAGCACTATAAGATAATAAAGTTTAATGCCAACGCAGAACACAATATGGTCACTGTAATATGGTTTGCCCTGTATGCTAAGAGGTAAGCATTGTAAATGATAAGGTATAAAACTTGAGCACAAGGGAAACATCATGACCAACACTTGTAAGAACAATATAACTGCACAAGAAGCACACAAAGTACATGAAGCACATGAAGCCCAATATTAAAACCATAACAAAACGAAACCAAAACCATAACTGTCATAACCAACTCACTGAAATGCCAAAGTACCATATTTGCCAAAACTAGCTCACTGAAATGCCAAAGTTAGAACGAAACCAATCACAAATCCATCAAGATGACATGAAGCCCAATACCGGtgttgtcatcaaggacaaataaCAAAGGGaaaagccaacaaactccccctttgtccttgatgacaaaaacaaaaataattagAGAAAAAAGTTATCACAAATTGTCATGCTACCATATAAGCATAAAAAACTCAAATTTCTCCCTCTTTtttttgtctcaaggacaaagAACAAGGGGTCAACTGGATAATGCTAAGCAAAACTAAACTGACGGTCTACAAATGTAGCAAGAAGTAACAGTATATGGTCAAATGAAGCAGCAGGAGGCTGCTTGTGGAGAGCAAAGCTCCCCCTAAACCAGTGAATAATTCAGACAAGGAGTGATTGAGAGACAACTCCCAACCTAGATCTGAGCTGTTCAAACACCTCTTTTGacaagggttttgtaaaaatatatgcCACGTATGCTTGGGTAGGTACATATTGCACAAAAACTTCATTAGCCAATACTTTCTCACGAAGAAAATGAAACTTAATGGCTATATGCTTAGTGCAAGAGTGCATAACCAGATTCTTAGATaggttaatggcacttgtattatcacaaagtaTAGGAATAGGTTTAGCAACATTAATACCCATATCTGAAAGTGTTTGAGCCATCCAGAGAagttgagtacaacaagatgtagtTGCAATATATTCGGCCTCTGTTGTGGACAATGAAACTGAATCTTGCTTTTTGCTATGCCAGGCCACAAGATAGTCATCgagaaaaaatgcaccaccacttgtgctttttttttcATCTAAacaactagcccaatcaacatcagtgaaaGCCATTAATGTAAAATCATTGTTTTTAGGATACCAAAGTCCATAGCCTATTGTACCCTGAATGTATTTAAAAATCCTTTTGACAACATTAAGATGGGACTGTTTAGGTGCATATTGAAATCTAGAAACCATATAAACATCTTGCATTAAATATGGTCTAGAAGTTGTTAAGTACAATAAGCTACCAATTATTGATCTATATTCTGATTGACTGACACCAGGTGAATCATTAGATTTAGATAACTTACAACCAGTCATCATGGGAGTGTTGACTGGATGGCAATCATCCATCTAAAACTTCTTTAACATctctttggcatacttggtttgtgataaaAATATACCTTGTTTAAGCTGTgaaacttgaagaccaagaaaaaagTGTTAGTTCACCtaacattgacatctcaaattcagatTCTATGATTTTAGAAAATTTCTTAGATAATGCATCATTGTTgcaaccaaaaataatatcatctacataaactTCAACCACAAGAATATCATCATCTTCAACCTTGACATACAGATTGTTGTCAATACCACCTCTAGTGAAACCATTGGCTGATAAATGTGCATCGAATctggaataccaagctctaggagcttgtttaagaccatagagGGCTTTTTTCAACCTATAGACAAAATTAGGACCGTCCTTTGACACAAAACCTTTAAGTTGTTCCATATAAACCTCTTCATCTAAGTAATCATTCAAGAAAGCAATTTTCACGTCCATTTGATAAATCTTGAAATTCTTAAAACAAGAATAGGCTAAGAAGATTCTGATTGACTCAATACGGCAACAAGAGCATAAGTTTCTCCAAAATCTATACCTTCttgttgtgcataccctttgcacacaAAGCGTTCTTTATTCCGAACCACTTTGCCACTTTCATCTAA contains these protein-coding regions:
- the LOC131858571 gene encoding secreted RxLR effector protein 161-like, whose translation is MDDCHPVNTPMMTGCKLSKSNDSPGVSQSEYRSIIGSLLYLTTSRPYLMQDVYMVSRFQYAPKQSHLNVVKRIFKYIQGTIGYGLWYPKNNDFTLMAFTDVDWASCLDEKKSTSGGAFFLDDYLVAWHSKKQDSVSLSTTEAEYIATTSCCTQLLWMAQTLSDMGINVAKPIPILCDNTSAINLSKNLVMHSCTKHIAIKFHFLREKVLANEVFVQYVPTQAYVAYIFTKPLSKEVFEQLRSRLGVVSQSLLV